A window of Gavia stellata isolate bGavSte3 chromosome 21, bGavSte3.hap2, whole genome shotgun sequence contains these coding sequences:
- the MED15 gene encoding mediator of RNA polymerase II transcription subunit 15 isoform X4, with protein sequence MDVTGPETDWRSTNFRQKLVSQIDDAMRKAGVAHNKSSKDMESHVFMKAKTREEYLSLVARLIIHFRDIHNKKSQASVSDPMNALQNLTGGPPAGAPGMGMASRAQGAPMSGMSGLGPMGQQISLPGQQQPPGTSGMAPHGMPGVSTATQQTQLQLQQIAQQQQQQQQQFQQQQVALQQQQFQAQQSAMQQQFQQQQQQQQQLQAVQQQQQHMLKLQMQQQQNQQQQQQQQQQLQRIAQMQQLQAAQAMQAQQQQQQQQQQQQQIPQQQIQQQPPQQVMQQQMQQMQQQQQQQQQQQQQQQQQVAQAQQSQLPPQSQPQPQPMVSQPQAISGQIPSQVMPVTLTPQQLKAMQVRAQLVQQQQAAAAVQAAQAQAAQMGASGQMITAPMARGGMQIRPRFPPTTAVSATPPSSIPLGGQPVQQAQTPQSMPPPPQPQPSPQPGQPTSQPNSNVSSGPAPSPSSFLPSPSPQPSQSPAAARTPQNFSVPSPGPLNTPGNPNSVMSPASSSQSEEQQYLEKLKQLSKYIEPLRRMINKIDKNEDRKKDLSKMKSLLDILTDPSKRCPLKTLQKCEIALEKLKNDMAVPTPPPPPVPPTKQQYLCQPLLDAVLANIRSPVFNHSLYRTFMPAMTAIHGPPITAPVASPRKRKYEEDERQTIPNVLQGEVARLNPKFLVNLDPSHCSNNGTVHLICKLDDKNLPNVPPLQLSVPADYPDQSPLWIKNPRQYAANPFLQSVYRYMTSKLLQLPDKHSVTALLNTWAQSIRQACLSAA encoded by the exons ATGGACGTGACCGGGCCTGAGACCGACTGGCGCAGCACCAACTTCCGGCAGAAGCTCGTCAGCCAGAT tgatgatGCTATGAGGAAGGCCGGTGTTGCCCATAATAAATCCAGCAAAGATATGGAGAGTCATGTGTTTATGAAGGCCAAAACAAGG GAGGAATATCTTTCTCTTGTGGCCAGACTTATTATCCATTTTCGAGATATTC ACAATAAGAAATCTCAAGCCTCAGTCAGTG ATCCGATGAATGCCCTGCAGAATCTAACTGGGGGTCCCCCAGCAGGGGCACCTGGAATGGGCATGGCTTCACGAGCTCAAGGAGCACCGATGAGTGGGATGAGTGGCCTTGGCCCAATGGGACAACAGATAAgcctcccagggcagcagcagcctcctggaACCTCGGGAATGGCCCCTCATGGTATGCCTGGTGTCTCTACAGCTACTCAGCAGA CCCAGCTTCAGCTTCAGCAGATAgctcagcagcaacagcagcagcagcaacaattccagcagcagcaggtggctttgcagcagcagcagttccaGGCCCAGCAGTCAGCCATGCAACAACAGTTTCag cagcagcagcaacaacaacagcagTTGCAAGCCgtccagcagcagcaacagcacatGCTGAAACTGCAgatgcaacagcagcaaaaccaacagcag cagcaacagcagcagcaacaactACAGCGAATTGCCcaaatgcagcagctgcaggcagcacaggctATGCaggcacaacagcagcagcaacagcagcagcagcaacagcaacaaataCCACAACAACAGAtacagcagcagccacctcaACAAGTAATGCAACAGCAGATGCAACAGAtgcagcagcaacaacagcagcaacagcagcagcaacaacagcaacaacaacaggTTGCTCAGGCACAACAGTCTCAGCTTCCACCGCAATCCCAGCCTCAACCCCAGCCCATGGTATCTCAGCCACAGGCAATCTCAGGACAAATTCCTAGTCAGGTTATGCCTGTTACTCTTACGCCACAGCAATTAAAAGCAATGCAG GTAAGAGCTCAACtggtccagcagcagcaggcagcggCAGCAGTGCAAGCAGCTCAGGCCCAAGCTGCTCAGATGGGAGCTTCAGGGCAG ATGATCACCGCACCTATGGCCCGAGGTGGGATGCAAATAAGACCACGGTTCCCGCCTACCACCGCTGTGTCTGCTACGCCGCCAAGCTCCATTCCTTTGGGCGGACAG CCTGTCCAACAAGCTCAAACACCCCAATCAATGCCTCCGCCACCACAGCCGCAGCCATCTCCTCAGCCAGGCCAGCCAACTTCTCAGCCAAATTCAAATGTCAG ctctggcccagctccatcacccagcaGCTTTCTCCCCAGTCCATCTCCACAACCATCCCAGAGCCCAGCAGCTGCACGAACACCTCAGAACTTTAGTGTaccatccccaggtcctttaAACACTCCAG GAAATCCAAATTCTGTCATGAGTCCAGCCAGTTCTAGCCAGTCAGAGGAGCAACAGTATCTGGAGAAACTCAAACAACTATCAAAATACATTGAGCCGCTCCGGAGGATGATcaataaaatagataaaaatgaAG ATAGGAAGAAGGACCTGAGTAAAATGAAGAGTCTTTTAGATATCCTGACTGACCCTTCAAAACG gtgCCCTCTGAAGACACTGCAGAAATGTGAAATTGCTCTGGAGAAGCTGAAAAACGATATGGCTGTG CCTACTCCACCACCGCCCCCAGTGCCCCCTACCAAACAGCAGTACTTGTGTCAGCCGCTTTTGGATGCTGTTTTAGCCAACATCCGTTCACCAGTCTTCAACCATTCCCTTTACCGTACATTTATGCCAGCTATGACTGCAATTCACGGACCACCGATCAC GGCCCCAGTTGCTTCCCCTCGAAAACGGAAATATGAAGAGGATGAAAGACAGACCATACCAAATGTCTTACAAGGGGAAGTTGCAAGATTAAATCCTAAATTCCTGGTGAACCTGGACCCTTCCCACTGCAGTAATAATGGCACAGTTCATCTGATATGCAAGCTAG ATGACAAGAATCTTCCAAATGTCCCACCACTACAGCTCAGCGTTCCAGCGGACTATCCAGATCAGAGCCCTCTGTGGATAAAAAACCCTAGACAGTATG cagccaATCCCTTTTTGCAGTCAGTGTATCGGTACATGACTTCGAAACTATTGCAACTTCCAGACAAGCATTCAGTCACGGCACTCTTAAACACCTGGGCACAAAGTATTCGTCAGgcctgcctctctgctgcatAA
- the MED15 gene encoding mediator of RNA polymerase II transcription subunit 15 isoform X3: protein MDVTGPETDWRSTNFRQKLVSQIDDAMRKAGVAHNKSSKDMESHVFMKAKTREEYLSLVARLIIHFRDIHNKKSQASVSAQLQLQQIAQQQQQQQQQFQQQQVALQQQQFQAQQSAMQQQFQQQQQQQQQLQAVQQQQQHMLKLQMQQQQNQQQQQQQQQQLQRIAQMQQLQAAQAMQAQQQQQQQQQQQQQIPQQQIQQQPPQQVMQQQMQQMQQQQQQQQQQQQQQQQQVAQAQQSQLPPQSQPQPQPMVSQPQAISGQIPSQVMPVTLTPQQLKAMQVRATQLVQQQQAAAAVQAAQAQAAQMGASGQVSQNNITMMSSPSPVQQAQTPQSMPPPPQPQPSPQPGQPTSQPNSNVSSGPAPSPSSFLPSPSPQPSQSPAAARTPQNFSVPSPGPLNTPGNPNSVMSPASSSQSEEQQYLEKLKQLSKYIEPLRRMINKIDKNEDRKKDLSKMKSLLDILTDPSKRCPLKTLQKCEIALEKLKNDMAVPTPPPPPVPPTKQQYLCQPLLDAVLANIRSPVFNHSLYRTFMPAMTAIHGPPITAPVASPRKRKYEEDERQTIPNVLQGEVARLNPKFLVNLDPSHCSNNGTVHLICKLDDKNLPNVPPLQLSVPADYPDQSPLWIKNPRQYAANPFLQSVYRYMTSKLLQLPDKHSVTALLNTWAQSIRQACLSAA, encoded by the exons ATGGACGTGACCGGGCCTGAGACCGACTGGCGCAGCACCAACTTCCGGCAGAAGCTCGTCAGCCAGAT tgatgatGCTATGAGGAAGGCCGGTGTTGCCCATAATAAATCCAGCAAAGATATGGAGAGTCATGTGTTTATGAAGGCCAAAACAAGG GAGGAATATCTTTCTCTTGTGGCCAGACTTATTATCCATTTTCGAGATATTC ACAATAAGAAATCTCAAGCCTCAGTCAGTG CCCAGCTTCAGCTTCAGCAGATAgctcagcagcaacagcagcagcagcaacaattccagcagcagcaggtggctttgcagcagcagcagttccaGGCCCAGCAGTCAGCCATGCAACAACAGTTTCag cagcagcagcaacaacaacagcagTTGCAAGCCgtccagcagcagcaacagcacatGCTGAAACTGCAgatgcaacagcagcaaaaccaacagcag cagcaacagcagcagcaacaactACAGCGAATTGCCcaaatgcagcagctgcaggcagcacaggctATGCaggcacaacagcagcagcaacagcagcagcagcaacagcaacaaataCCACAACAACAGAtacagcagcagccacctcaACAAGTAATGCAACAGCAGATGCAACAGAtgcagcagcaacaacagcagcaacagcagcagcaacaacagcaacaacaacaggTTGCTCAGGCACAACAGTCTCAGCTTCCACCGCAATCCCAGCCTCAACCCCAGCCCATGGTATCTCAGCCACAGGCAATCTCAGGACAAATTCCTAGTCAGGTTATGCCTGTTACTCTTACGCCACAGCAATTAAAAGCAATGCAGGTAAGGGCTA CTCAACtggtccagcagcagcaggcagcggCAGCAGTGCAAGCAGCTCAGGCCCAAGCTGCTCAGATGGGAGCTTCAGGGCAG GTCAGCCAGAACAATATTACCATGATGTCATCCCCCTCTCCTGTCCAACAAGCTCAAACACCCCAATCAATGCCTCCGCCACCACAGCCGCAGCCATCTCCTCAGCCAGGCCAGCCAACTTCTCAGCCAAATTCAAATGTCAG ctctggcccagctccatcacccagcaGCTTTCTCCCCAGTCCATCTCCACAACCATCCCAGAGCCCAGCAGCTGCACGAACACCTCAGAACTTTAGTGTaccatccccaggtcctttaAACACTCCAG GAAATCCAAATTCTGTCATGAGTCCAGCCAGTTCTAGCCAGTCAGAGGAGCAACAGTATCTGGAGAAACTCAAACAACTATCAAAATACATTGAGCCGCTCCGGAGGATGATcaataaaatagataaaaatgaAG ATAGGAAGAAGGACCTGAGTAAAATGAAGAGTCTTTTAGATATCCTGACTGACCCTTCAAAACG gtgCCCTCTGAAGACACTGCAGAAATGTGAAATTGCTCTGGAGAAGCTGAAAAACGATATGGCTGTG CCTACTCCACCACCGCCCCCAGTGCCCCCTACCAAACAGCAGTACTTGTGTCAGCCGCTTTTGGATGCTGTTTTAGCCAACATCCGTTCACCAGTCTTCAACCATTCCCTTTACCGTACATTTATGCCAGCTATGACTGCAATTCACGGACCACCGATCAC GGCCCCAGTTGCTTCCCCTCGAAAACGGAAATATGAAGAGGATGAAAGACAGACCATACCAAATGTCTTACAAGGGGAAGTTGCAAGATTAAATCCTAAATTCCTGGTGAACCTGGACCCTTCCCACTGCAGTAATAATGGCACAGTTCATCTGATATGCAAGCTAG ATGACAAGAATCTTCCAAATGTCCCACCACTACAGCTCAGCGTTCCAGCGGACTATCCAGATCAGAGCCCTCTGTGGATAAAAAACCCTAGACAGTATG cagccaATCCCTTTTTGCAGTCAGTGTATCGGTACATGACTTCGAAACTATTGCAACTTCCAGACAAGCATTCAGTCACGGCACTCTTAAACACCTGGGCACAAAGTATTCGTCAGgcctgcctctctgctgcatAA
- the MED15 gene encoding mediator of RNA polymerase II transcription subunit 15 isoform X2 — protein MDVTGPETDWRSTNFRQKLVSQIDDAMRKAGVAHNKSSKDMESHVFMKAKTREEYLSLVARLIIHFRDIHNKKSQASVSDPMNALQNLTGGPPAGAPGMGMASRAQGAPMSGMSGLGPMGQQISLPGQQQPPGTSGMAPHGMPGVSTATQQTQLQLQQIAQQQQQQQQQFQQQQVALQQQQFQAQQSAMQQQFQQQQQQQQQLQAVQQQQQHMLKLQMQQQQNQQQQQQQQQQLQRIAQMQQLQAAQAMQAQQQQQQQQQQQQQIPQQQIQQQPPQQVMQQQMQQMQQQQQQQQQQQQQQQQQVAQAQQSQLPPQSQPQPQPMVSQPQAISGQIPSQVMPVTLTPQQLKAMQVRATQLVQQQQAAAAVQAAQAQAAQMGASGQVSQNNITMMSSPSPVQQAQTPQSMPPPPQPQPSPQPGQPTSQPNSNVSSGPAPSPSSFLPSPSPQPSQSPAAARTPQNFSVPSPGPLNTPGNPNSVMSPASSSQSEEQQYLEKLKQLSKYIEPLRRMINKIDKNEDRKKDLSKMKSLLDILTDPSKRCPLKTLQKCEIALEKLKNDMAVPTPPPPPVPPTKQQYLCQPLLDAVLANIRSPVFNHSLYRTFMPAMTAIHGPPITAPVASPRKRKYEEDERQTIPNVLQGEVARLNPKFLVNLDPSHCSNNGTVHLICKLDDKNLPNVPPLQLSVPADYPDQSPLWIKNPRQYAANPFLQSVYRYMTSKLLQLPDKHSVTALLNTWAQSIRQACLSAA, from the exons ATGGACGTGACCGGGCCTGAGACCGACTGGCGCAGCACCAACTTCCGGCAGAAGCTCGTCAGCCAGAT tgatgatGCTATGAGGAAGGCCGGTGTTGCCCATAATAAATCCAGCAAAGATATGGAGAGTCATGTGTTTATGAAGGCCAAAACAAGG GAGGAATATCTTTCTCTTGTGGCCAGACTTATTATCCATTTTCGAGATATTC ACAATAAGAAATCTCAAGCCTCAGTCAGTG ATCCGATGAATGCCCTGCAGAATCTAACTGGGGGTCCCCCAGCAGGGGCACCTGGAATGGGCATGGCTTCACGAGCTCAAGGAGCACCGATGAGTGGGATGAGTGGCCTTGGCCCAATGGGACAACAGATAAgcctcccagggcagcagcagcctcctggaACCTCGGGAATGGCCCCTCATGGTATGCCTGGTGTCTCTACAGCTACTCAGCAGA CCCAGCTTCAGCTTCAGCAGATAgctcagcagcaacagcagcagcagcaacaattccagcagcagcaggtggctttgcagcagcagcagttccaGGCCCAGCAGTCAGCCATGCAACAACAGTTTCag cagcagcagcaacaacaacagcagTTGCAAGCCgtccagcagcagcaacagcacatGCTGAAACTGCAgatgcaacagcagcaaaaccaacagcag cagcaacagcagcagcaacaactACAGCGAATTGCCcaaatgcagcagctgcaggcagcacaggctATGCaggcacaacagcagcagcaacagcagcagcagcaacagcaacaaataCCACAACAACAGAtacagcagcagccacctcaACAAGTAATGCAACAGCAGATGCAACAGAtgcagcagcaacaacagcagcaacagcagcagcaacaacagcaacaacaacaggTTGCTCAGGCACAACAGTCTCAGCTTCCACCGCAATCCCAGCCTCAACCCCAGCCCATGGTATCTCAGCCACAGGCAATCTCAGGACAAATTCCTAGTCAGGTTATGCCTGTTACTCTTACGCCACAGCAATTAAAAGCAATGCAGGTAAGGGCTA CTCAACtggtccagcagcagcaggcagcggCAGCAGTGCAAGCAGCTCAGGCCCAAGCTGCTCAGATGGGAGCTTCAGGGCAG GTCAGCCAGAACAATATTACCATGATGTCATCCCCCTCTCCTGTCCAACAAGCTCAAACACCCCAATCAATGCCTCCGCCACCACAGCCGCAGCCATCTCCTCAGCCAGGCCAGCCAACTTCTCAGCCAAATTCAAATGTCAG ctctggcccagctccatcacccagcaGCTTTCTCCCCAGTCCATCTCCACAACCATCCCAGAGCCCAGCAGCTGCACGAACACCTCAGAACTTTAGTGTaccatccccaggtcctttaAACACTCCAG GAAATCCAAATTCTGTCATGAGTCCAGCCAGTTCTAGCCAGTCAGAGGAGCAACAGTATCTGGAGAAACTCAAACAACTATCAAAATACATTGAGCCGCTCCGGAGGATGATcaataaaatagataaaaatgaAG ATAGGAAGAAGGACCTGAGTAAAATGAAGAGTCTTTTAGATATCCTGACTGACCCTTCAAAACG gtgCCCTCTGAAGACACTGCAGAAATGTGAAATTGCTCTGGAGAAGCTGAAAAACGATATGGCTGTG CCTACTCCACCACCGCCCCCAGTGCCCCCTACCAAACAGCAGTACTTGTGTCAGCCGCTTTTGGATGCTGTTTTAGCCAACATCCGTTCACCAGTCTTCAACCATTCCCTTTACCGTACATTTATGCCAGCTATGACTGCAATTCACGGACCACCGATCAC GGCCCCAGTTGCTTCCCCTCGAAAACGGAAATATGAAGAGGATGAAAGACAGACCATACCAAATGTCTTACAAGGGGAAGTTGCAAGATTAAATCCTAAATTCCTGGTGAACCTGGACCCTTCCCACTGCAGTAATAATGGCACAGTTCATCTGATATGCAAGCTAG ATGACAAGAATCTTCCAAATGTCCCACCACTACAGCTCAGCGTTCCAGCGGACTATCCAGATCAGAGCCCTCTGTGGATAAAAAACCCTAGACAGTATG cagccaATCCCTTTTTGCAGTCAGTGTATCGGTACATGACTTCGAAACTATTGCAACTTCCAGACAAGCATTCAGTCACGGCACTCTTAAACACCTGGGCACAAAGTATTCGTCAGgcctgcctctctgctgcatAA
- the MED15 gene encoding mediator of RNA polymerase II transcription subunit 15 isoform X1, with protein MDVTGPETDWRSTNFRQKLVSQIDDAMRKAGVAHNKSSKDMESHVFMKAKTREEYLSLVARLIIHFRDIHNKKSQASVSDPMNALQNLTGGPPAGAPGMGMASRAQGAPMSGMSGLGPMGQQISLPGQQQPPGTSGMAPHGMPGVSTATQQTQLQLQQIAQQQQQQQQQFQQQQVALQQQQFQAQQSAMQQQFQQQQQQQQQLQAVQQQQQHMLKLQMQQQQNQQQQQQQQQQLQRIAQMQQLQAAQAMQAQQQQQQQQQQQQQIPQQQIQQQPPQQVMQQQMQQMQQQQQQQQQQQQQQQQQVAQAQQSQLPPQSQPQPQPMVSQPQAISGQIPSQVMPVTLTPQQLKAMQVRATQLVQQQQAAAAVQAAQAQAAQMGASGQMITAPMARGGMQIRPRFPPTTAVSATPPSSIPLGGQQMPQVSQNNITMMSSPSPVQQAQTPQSMPPPPQPQPSPQPGQPTSQPNSNVSSGPAPSPSSFLPSPSPQPSQSPAAARTPQNFSVPSPGPLNTPGNPNSVMSPASSSQSEEQQYLEKLKQLSKYIEPLRRMINKIDKNEDRKKDLSKMKSLLDILTDPSKRCPLKTLQKCEIALEKLKNDMAVPTPPPPPVPPTKQQYLCQPLLDAVLANIRSPVFNHSLYRTFMPAMTAIHGPPITAPVASPRKRKYEEDERQTIPNVLQGEVARLNPKFLVNLDPSHCSNNGTVHLICKLDDKNLPNVPPLQLSVPADYPDQSPLWIKNPRQYAANPFLQSVYRYMTSKLLQLPDKHSVTALLNTWAQSIRQACLSAA; from the exons ATGGACGTGACCGGGCCTGAGACCGACTGGCGCAGCACCAACTTCCGGCAGAAGCTCGTCAGCCAGAT tgatgatGCTATGAGGAAGGCCGGTGTTGCCCATAATAAATCCAGCAAAGATATGGAGAGTCATGTGTTTATGAAGGCCAAAACAAGG GAGGAATATCTTTCTCTTGTGGCCAGACTTATTATCCATTTTCGAGATATTC ACAATAAGAAATCTCAAGCCTCAGTCAGTG ATCCGATGAATGCCCTGCAGAATCTAACTGGGGGTCCCCCAGCAGGGGCACCTGGAATGGGCATGGCTTCACGAGCTCAAGGAGCACCGATGAGTGGGATGAGTGGCCTTGGCCCAATGGGACAACAGATAAgcctcccagggcagcagcagcctcctggaACCTCGGGAATGGCCCCTCATGGTATGCCTGGTGTCTCTACAGCTACTCAGCAGA CCCAGCTTCAGCTTCAGCAGATAgctcagcagcaacagcagcagcagcaacaattccagcagcagcaggtggctttgcagcagcagcagttccaGGCCCAGCAGTCAGCCATGCAACAACAGTTTCag cagcagcagcaacaacaacagcagTTGCAAGCCgtccagcagcagcaacagcacatGCTGAAACTGCAgatgcaacagcagcaaaaccaacagcag cagcaacagcagcagcaacaactACAGCGAATTGCCcaaatgcagcagctgcaggcagcacaggctATGCaggcacaacagcagcagcaacagcagcagcagcaacagcaacaaataCCACAACAACAGAtacagcagcagccacctcaACAAGTAATGCAACAGCAGATGCAACAGAtgcagcagcaacaacagcagcaacagcagcagcaacaacagcaacaacaacaggTTGCTCAGGCACAACAGTCTCAGCTTCCACCGCAATCCCAGCCTCAACCCCAGCCCATGGTATCTCAGCCACAGGCAATCTCAGGACAAATTCCTAGTCAGGTTATGCCTGTTACTCTTACGCCACAGCAATTAAAAGCAATGCAGGTAAGGGCTA CTCAACtggtccagcagcagcaggcagcggCAGCAGTGCAAGCAGCTCAGGCCCAAGCTGCTCAGATGGGAGCTTCAGGGCAG ATGATCACCGCACCTATGGCCCGAGGTGGGATGCAAATAAGACCACGGTTCCCGCCTACCACCGCTGTGTCTGCTACGCCGCCAAGCTCCATTCCTTTGGGCGGACAGCAAATGCCACAG GTCAGCCAGAACAATATTACCATGATGTCATCCCCCTCTCCTGTCCAACAAGCTCAAACACCCCAATCAATGCCTCCGCCACCACAGCCGCAGCCATCTCCTCAGCCAGGCCAGCCAACTTCTCAGCCAAATTCAAATGTCAG ctctggcccagctccatcacccagcaGCTTTCTCCCCAGTCCATCTCCACAACCATCCCAGAGCCCAGCAGCTGCACGAACACCTCAGAACTTTAGTGTaccatccccaggtcctttaAACACTCCAG GAAATCCAAATTCTGTCATGAGTCCAGCCAGTTCTAGCCAGTCAGAGGAGCAACAGTATCTGGAGAAACTCAAACAACTATCAAAATACATTGAGCCGCTCCGGAGGATGATcaataaaatagataaaaatgaAG ATAGGAAGAAGGACCTGAGTAAAATGAAGAGTCTTTTAGATATCCTGACTGACCCTTCAAAACG gtgCCCTCTGAAGACACTGCAGAAATGTGAAATTGCTCTGGAGAAGCTGAAAAACGATATGGCTGTG CCTACTCCACCACCGCCCCCAGTGCCCCCTACCAAACAGCAGTACTTGTGTCAGCCGCTTTTGGATGCTGTTTTAGCCAACATCCGTTCACCAGTCTTCAACCATTCCCTTTACCGTACATTTATGCCAGCTATGACTGCAATTCACGGACCACCGATCAC GGCCCCAGTTGCTTCCCCTCGAAAACGGAAATATGAAGAGGATGAAAGACAGACCATACCAAATGTCTTACAAGGGGAAGTTGCAAGATTAAATCCTAAATTCCTGGTGAACCTGGACCCTTCCCACTGCAGTAATAATGGCACAGTTCATCTGATATGCAAGCTAG ATGACAAGAATCTTCCAAATGTCCCACCACTACAGCTCAGCGTTCCAGCGGACTATCCAGATCAGAGCCCTCTGTGGATAAAAAACCCTAGACAGTATG cagccaATCCCTTTTTGCAGTCAGTGTATCGGTACATGACTTCGAAACTATTGCAACTTCCAGACAAGCATTCAGTCACGGCACTCTTAAACACCTGGGCACAAAGTATTCGTCAGgcctgcctctctgctgcatAA